The following are from one region of the Amylibacter sp. IMCC11727 genome:
- a CDS encoding helix-turn-helix domain-containing protein, with protein MSVDSSQQNTAKAATSFREIMSDLMHQKRLTQAQLAFKCDISQSYLSRIESGSRSLSEKLAEKIAGPLGVKSDVLLAVFNELEAGSQNTHQFFMERLLGKKKNEDFLGKRVRQLRHDDILEVFGNNPSGSYEFRGKSEEVEITNFDPDFLEVSSYDTRAHGIARIDENGEREFIESEKEVVIPAGETVLVKIFEEITFPSWLEAELAPASNIATKGLFVSHGPLIDPLFNGRPIVVSVLNPTKENQVISRNESFMTLRFWIAEI; from the coding sequence ATGTCGGTTGATTCTTCACAGCAAAACACGGCAAAAGCAGCGACTTCATTTCGCGAAATAATGAGCGACTTGATGCATCAAAAACGTCTGACGCAGGCGCAATTGGCGTTCAAGTGCGACATTAGTCAATCATATCTGAGTAGAATTGAATCTGGTAGTCGTTCTTTATCAGAAAAGTTGGCCGAAAAAATTGCTGGTCCACTTGGTGTCAAATCCGATGTTCTTCTTGCAGTGTTTAACGAATTGGAAGCAGGTTCCCAAAATACCCATCAATTTTTTATGGAACGTCTTTTGGGGAAGAAAAAGAACGAAGATTTTCTGGGGAAACGGGTCCGGCAATTACGTCATGATGACATCTTAGAAGTGTTTGGCAACAATCCAAGCGGCTCCTACGAGTTTAGAGGGAAATCTGAAGAAGTCGAAATCACCAATTTCGACCCAGACTTTTTGGAGGTTTCAAGTTACGATACGAGAGCCCACGGCATCGCAAGAATAGATGAAAATGGCGAGCGTGAATTTATTGAATCTGAGAAAGAGGTTGTGATTCCAGCTGGAGAGACTGTTTTAGTCAAAATTTTTGAGGAAATTACTTTCCCAAGTTGGCTTGAAGCGGAATTGGCTCCAGCTTCCAATATCGCAACGAAAGGATTGTTTGTTTCTCATGGTCCATTGATTGATCCTCTATTCAATGGAAGACCTATAGTGGTTAGTGTGCTTAATCCAACAAAAGAAAACCAAGTTATTTCAAGAAATGAGAGTTTTATGACTCTTCGGTTTTGGATAGCCGAAATTTAG